The genomic segment TTTGACGACAAGCGCAGCGAGGATGAGCTGCGCGAGGCGTTGGACGAGATTATCGATATCGTGTGGGACCGGATCGAGCGCTATCAGGCCAGGGGCAAGACATTGGTGTTGAAGGCCCGCTATTCGGATTTCCGCACGATCACCCGGTCGCGCACTGTGCCGCACATATTGGCCGACCGCGCGGAATTTGCGCAATTGGGCCATGCGTTGCTGGACCAGATATTGCCGGCGGAAATGGGGATAAGGTTGCTGGGACTGACGTTGGGCAGCCTTGTCGACGAAAGCGGGTCGGGGGAGGATATGCCGGGGCAGGGGCGATTTGCCTTCGACGCCATTGAAGATTGAAGATTTCCAACATATATCACAAAACTGTTATGCATCGATAATACAGGATCCCCCCATGGCCCGCCCCCAAACCGATATTGAGGCTGGAAGAGCCGAGTTGCTCGAAGTCGTTGACGACCTGATCCGCAAGCGCGGGGCGGTCGATATTTCCATGTCGGACCTTGCCGCAGCGGCGGGAATGTCGCCCTCCAACCTCTACCGCTTCTTCGACAGCAAAGAGGCCTTGCTGGAGGCGGTGGCCGAGCGGTTCTTTGACGAGAAAGTCCGCATCATGGTGGAGGTCACTGAATCCGACCTTCCGGTGCGCGAGAAAATGTACGAATATTTCGCCCGCCGCTTCGTGGTGATGGTCGAAAAATATGAGGCGGAACCCGATCTGCTCAAAAGCTATCTCGAAATCGGGCAGCAATATTTCGAAGTCGTGCGCGGCTATGTCGACCTTGGCGACCATTATCTCGCGCTGATCGTCGCCGAGGCGATGGAGCAGGGCTATTTCACCGGCCTGTCGATTGACGAGACAGTTTCGCTGATTAACCAGATGGTGCATTGCTACACCAACCCGGAATCCATAATATATATAGGTACCAACAAGTTACGCGTCGAGAAGCTGGCCCTGATCGTCGACGCCATCTTTAACGGACTAGGCTCTCAGGCTTCGGCCAAATTAACAAAAGAGCCGCATATCAAAATCGTATCCTGAACCTTGCCAACACCGGCGCGCTCTGGCAAAGCGCCCGCCTGTCCTAGCGGACGGGCGATTAGCTCAGTGGTAGAGCACACCCTTCACACGGGTGGG from the Sphingorhabdus lacus genome contains:
- a CDS encoding TetR/AcrR family transcriptional regulator, with translation MARPQTDIEAGRAELLEVVDDLIRKRGAVDISMSDLAAAAGMSPSNLYRFFDSKEALLEAVAERFFDEKVRIMVEVTESDLPVREKMYEYFARRFVVMVEKYEAEPDLLKSYLEIGQQYFEVVRGYVDLGDHYLALIVAEAMEQGYFTGLSIDETVSLINQMVHCYTNPESIIYIGTNKLRVEKLALIVDAIFNGLGSQASAKLTKEPHIKIVS